A window from bacterium encodes these proteins:
- a CDS encoding SDR family oxidoreductase, translated as MPQRDFKDKVVIITGAAGGLGRALCRSFGAAGALVVGIDKAALELELLGRDFKQTPVNFTGYAADVSDWEVTQKLAHRILQQFGRIDLLINNAGLSHRSRFAATDIAVIRRVLAVNFFGALNWTAAALPALIQSRGMIITLSSVAGFSPLLGRTGYAASKHALHGFFESLRPELEPEGVAIMLVCPSFIDTPINKNALGADGNPVQHEQVVVGRKLDPAVAAQRILQAARREQKLLLVGKTSRLAYWLNRLAPRLYAAAMAKRLRAEIE; from the coding sequence ATGCCACAGCGCGACTTCAAAGATAAAGTCGTGATCATCACCGGCGCGGCCGGCGGGCTGGGCCGCGCGCTGTGCCGCAGTTTCGGCGCGGCCGGCGCGCTGGTGGTCGGCATCGACAAGGCGGCGCTGGAGTTGGAGCTGCTCGGCCGCGATTTCAAGCAGACGCCGGTGAATTTCACCGGCTATGCCGCTGACGTGAGCGATTGGGAAGTCACGCAAAAACTCGCGCACAGAATTCTTCAGCAATTCGGGCGGATCGATTTGTTGATCAACAACGCCGGCCTCAGCCATCGCAGCCGCTTTGCCGCCACCGATATCGCCGTGATTCGCCGCGTGTTGGCGGTGAATTTCTTCGGCGCGCTCAATTGGACCGCAGCCGCACTGCCGGCATTGATCCAAAGCCGGGGCATGATCATCACGCTGTCGAGTGTTGCCGGCTTTTCTCCGCTGCTCGGCCGCACCGGCTATGCCGCGAGCAAACACGCTTTGCATGGCTTTTTCGAAAGCCTGCGGCCGGAGCTGGAACCCGAAGGCGTTGCGATCATGCTGGTGTGTCCCTCTTTCATCGACACGCCCATCAACAAGAATGCGCTGGGCGCGGACGGCAATCCCGTGCAGCACGAGCAGGTGGTGGTGGGCCGCAAGCTGGATCCCGCGGTGGCAGCGCAGCGCATTTTGCAGGCTGCCCGCCGCGAGCAGAAGTTGCTGTTGGTTGGCAAAACCAGCAGGCTGGCTTACTGGCTCAACCGGCTGGCGCCCCGCCTCTATGCCGCCGCGATGGCCAAACGCTTGCGCGCTGAGATTGAGTGA
- a CDS encoding SDR family oxidoreductase, translating to MKNILITGASGYLGKIVMAELAQRRNLDGHPPFTLVGLDVRETPAAQRTAGVEYEQADVRSPQLAALLRRHRINVVVHLAAIVTPGRHDDRTQAYSVEVEGTGNLLAACRAAGVEKLIVTSSGAAYGYHADNPSLIQEEQPLRGNVAFAYAHHKRLVEAMLAEWRQQHPELRQVIFRVSTILGETTNNQITALFEKPRLLAVAGASSPFVFIWDKDVAACLSAAIFSEKTGIYNLAGDGALTITEIAHMLGKKTLTLPAGLLRWGLAVLRKLRLTQYGPEQLDFLRYRPVLDNTKLKREFGYTPAMTSREVFAYYATARLQR from the coding sequence ATGAAGAACATTCTGATCACCGGCGCGTCCGGCTATCTCGGCAAGATCGTGATGGCGGAATTGGCGCAACGCCGGAATCTTGACGGCCATCCGCCCTTCACTCTCGTCGGCCTCGATGTGCGCGAGACGCCGGCAGCTCAACGCACGGCTGGGGTGGAATACGAACAAGCCGACGTCCGCTCGCCGCAGCTCGCGGCACTGTTGCGCCGGCATCGCATCAACGTTGTCGTACATCTCGCGGCGATCGTCACGCCCGGCCGCCATGATGATCGCACCCAGGCCTATTCCGTCGAAGTCGAAGGCACGGGAAATTTGCTCGCGGCCTGCCGCGCTGCCGGCGTGGAAAAACTCATCGTCACCTCCAGCGGCGCCGCGTACGGCTACCACGCCGACAATCCTTCCCTCATCCAAGAAGAGCAGCCGCTGCGCGGCAATGTTGCATTTGCCTACGCCCACCACAAGCGCCTGGTCGAGGCAATGCTGGCAGAGTGGCGGCAGCAGCATCCGGAACTGCGGCAGGTGATCTTTCGCGTGAGCACGATTCTCGGCGAGACCACCAACAACCAAATCACGGCGCTGTTCGAAAAGCCGCGGCTGCTGGCGGTCGCAGGCGCCAGCAGTCCGTTCGTTTTCATTTGGGACAAGGACGTTGCTGCGTGCCTGAGCGCGGCGATCTTCTCGGAGAAAACCGGCATCTACAATCTCGCCGGCGACGGCGCGCTCACCATTACCGAAATCGCGCACATGCTGGGGAAGAAAACGTTGACTTTGCCGGCAGGTTTGTTAAGATGGGGATTGGCCGTGTTACGCAAGCTGCGGCTGACGCAATACGGTCCGGAACAGCTCGATTTTCTCCGCTACCGGCCGGTGCTCGACAACACGAAATTGAAACGCGAATTCGGCTACACGCCGGCGATGACTTCCCGCGAGGTGTTTGCTTACTATGCCACAGCGCGACTTCAAAGATAA
- a CDS encoding bile acid:sodium symporter family protein: MPALDAIHLNFNPATLTLLNVILGIVMFGIALDLKLDDFKTILQFPKAILIGLCAQFVLLPALSFLLVSALAPAASMALGMLLVAACPGGNISNFLTYFARGNTALSVGMTAFSTATALVMTPLNFAFWGSLYPPAQALLRKIALNPLDLMATVFLLLGLPLALGLLLAHRHPRLAAAAKKPMKILALIFFGGFVIAALLANWDNFVNHVGRVAMAVMLQNALALLGGYVVAALARLPESDRRAVAIETGIQNSGLGLLLIFNFFDGLGGMALVAAWWGIWHILSGSTLAWLWSRRPPAAGQA; this comes from the coding sequence TTGCCCGCCCTCGATGCGATTCATCTGAACTTCAATCCTGCCACGCTGACGCTGCTCAATGTGATACTCGGCATTGTGATGTTCGGCATCGCGCTGGACCTGAAGCTCGACGACTTCAAAACGATCTTGCAGTTTCCCAAGGCCATTTTGATCGGCTTGTGCGCGCAGTTCGTGCTGCTGCCGGCCTTGTCGTTTCTGCTGGTGAGTGCATTGGCGCCGGCAGCGAGCATGGCGCTGGGCATGCTGCTGGTGGCCGCCTGCCCAGGCGGAAACATTTCGAACTTTCTCACCTATTTCGCCCGCGGCAACACCGCGCTTTCCGTTGGCATGACGGCATTCTCGACCGCCACTGCGCTGGTCATGACGCCGCTCAACTTCGCCTTCTGGGGCTCACTCTATCCGCCGGCGCAGGCTTTGTTGCGCAAGATCGCGTTGAATCCGCTCGATCTCATGGCTACCGTCTTTCTGCTGTTGGGCCTGCCGCTGGCGTTGGGCCTGTTGCTGGCGCATCGCCACCCGCGCCTGGCCGCGGCTGCCAAGAAACCGATGAAAATCCTCGCGTTGATCTTTTTCGGCGGCTTTGTCATTGCGGCGCTGCTCGCGAATTGGGACAATTTTGTGAATCACGTTGGCCGGGTGGCAATGGCAGTGATGCTGCAAAACGCTCTGGCCTTGCTGGGCGGCTACGTTGTTGCCGCCCTGGCCCGGCTGCCGGAATCCGATCGGCGCGCCGTGGCCATTGAAACCGGCATTCAAAACTCCGGTTTGGGCTTGCTGCTGATCTTCAACTTCTTCGACGGCCTGGGCGGCATGGCCTTGGTGGCGGCATGGTGGGGCATTTGGCATATCCTCAGCGGCAGCACGCTCGCGTGGTTGTGGTCACGGCGGCCACCCGCCGCTGGCCAAGCATAA